In Micromonospora sp. NBC_01813, the following are encoded in one genomic region:
- a CDS encoding DsbA family protein: MSDRLSVDMYFDPMCPWAWITSRWLLEVEQVRQVDVRFKVMSLAVLNEGRDLPPEYRKLLDQAWGPVRVAIAVQEKHDADAVRAFYGAVGTRIHLGKQSIDGQLYVDALTEAGLDPALAAAAEEPAWDAPLRTSHAAGMAPVGMDVGTPVVHVPGHDGAEPVAFFGPVITPAPRGEAAGKLWDGVLLVAATPGFYELKRSREADPSFD; encoded by the coding sequence CCTGGATCACGTCGCGGTGGCTGCTGGAGGTGGAGCAGGTCCGACAGGTCGACGTCCGGTTCAAGGTGATGAGCCTGGCGGTGCTCAACGAGGGCCGCGACCTGCCGCCGGAGTACCGGAAACTCCTGGATCAGGCATGGGGGCCGGTGCGGGTCGCCATCGCCGTGCAGGAGAAGCACGACGCCGACGCGGTACGCGCGTTCTACGGCGCCGTGGGCACCCGGATCCACCTGGGCAAGCAGAGCATCGACGGGCAGCTGTACGTTGACGCGCTCACCGAGGCGGGCCTGGACCCGGCGCTCGCCGCCGCGGCCGAGGAGCCGGCCTGGGACGCGCCGCTGCGGACCAGCCACGCCGCCGGGATGGCCCCGGTCGGCATGGACGTCGGCACGCCGGTGGTGCACGTACCCGGCCACGACGGCGCGGAGCCGGTCGCCTTCTTCGGCCCGGTCATCACACCCGCGCCGCGGGGCGAGGCGGCCGGCAAGCTGTGGGACGGCGTACTGCTGGTCGCCGCGACGCCGGGATTCTACGAGTTGAAGCGGTCTCGGGAGGCGGATCCCAGCTTCGACTGA
- a CDS encoding DUF1015 family protein: protein MTVVHPIPRAWVTTGDTGAQNYDEFANDAEITAIIEANPRSALAVEMPHRAPESLGRSFLDCLPAAAQRLAQARADGSYTPAEQVTVLYRISEPASDAAAYGLFAMVDTDQISTSADEPGLVIRNEDVFIAKVRERVALAEAVGHLLSPVLLLQTGRGEELHSALAAACDAAGPPAATDLDQAGRTHAIWSVGPGPLQDRLCALAGGGELVVADGNHRSLAAQTGGLPRFLAVVTTPASVAIQPYNRLVSELTSTPDEVLAGLRDAGATVSALDGEPSVPAAGGTVHLYLAGRGYAVALPTGAGDPVDNLDHALVERVLLRGILGLDPGDKRITYVGGDYPAGWLTAEVDAGRAELAVLIAPVTVDDFVAVNLGRQKLPRKSTWFTPKARGGLVLAEIG, encoded by the coding sequence ATGACGGTCGTACACCCGATTCCCCGCGCCTGGGTCACCACCGGAGACACCGGCGCGCAGAACTACGACGAGTTCGCCAACGACGCCGAGATCACCGCGATCATCGAGGCCAATCCGCGCAGCGCACTGGCGGTGGAGATGCCGCACCGGGCACCGGAGAGCCTGGGCCGGTCCTTCCTCGACTGCCTGCCGGCCGCCGCGCAGCGGCTCGCGCAGGCCCGCGCCGACGGCAGCTACACACCTGCCGAGCAGGTCACCGTGCTGTACCGGATCAGTGAGCCGGCCAGCGACGCCGCCGCGTACGGGCTGTTCGCGATGGTCGACACCGACCAGATCTCGACCAGCGCCGACGAGCCGGGGCTGGTGATCCGCAACGAGGACGTCTTCATCGCGAAGGTCCGGGAGCGGGTGGCGCTCGCCGAGGCGGTCGGGCACCTGCTCTCCCCGGTGCTGCTGCTGCAGACCGGTCGCGGCGAGGAACTGCACAGCGCGCTCGCCGCCGCGTGCGACGCCGCCGGGCCGCCGGCGGCGACCGATCTCGACCAGGCTGGCCGTACGCATGCGATCTGGTCGGTGGGCCCCGGTCCGCTGCAGGACCGGCTCTGCGCGCTCGCCGGCGGTGGTGAACTGGTCGTCGCGGACGGCAACCACCGCAGTCTCGCCGCCCAGACCGGCGGGCTGCCCCGTTTCCTCGCGGTTGTCACCACCCCCGCGTCGGTGGCGATCCAGCCGTACAACCGGCTGGTCAGCGAGCTGACGTCGACGCCGGACGAGGTGCTGGCCGGGCTGCGTGACGCCGGCGCGACGGTGTCGGCGCTCGACGGCGAGCCGAGCGTGCCGGCGGCCGGCGGGACCGTGCACCTCTACCTGGCCGGGCGTGGCTACGCGGTGGCGTTGCCCACCGGTGCCGGTGACCCGGTCGACAACCTCGATCACGCCCTGGTGGAGCGGGTACTGCTGCGCGGGATTCTCGGCCTCGACCCGGGCGACAAGCGGATCACGTACGTCGGCGGCGACTACCCGGCGGGTTGGCTCACCGCCGAGGTCGACGCGGGCCGGGCGGAACTCGCCGTACTGATCGCCCCGGTCACCGTCGACGACTTCGTCGCGGTGAACCTGGGCCGGCAGAAACTGCCCCGCAAGAGCACCTGGTTCACCCCGAAGGCGCGTGGCGGGCTGGTGCTGGCCGAGATCGGCTGA
- a CDS encoding ribose-5-phosphate isomerase: MRVYLAADHAGFELKVHLANHLAKQGYEVSDVGPHEFDPDDDYPAFCLHAGARVVADPGSLGVVIGGSGNGEQIAANKVVGVRAALAWNLETAQLARTHNDANVVAIGARQHTLDEATTLVEAFLATGFSGNDRHARRIDQVAAYEVGRELPALP; this comes from the coding sequence ATGCGCGTCTACCTGGCAGCCGATCATGCCGGCTTCGAGCTGAAGGTGCACCTGGCCAACCATCTGGCCAAGCAGGGGTACGAGGTGTCCGACGTCGGACCGCACGAGTTCGACCCCGACGACGACTACCCGGCGTTCTGCCTGCACGCAGGCGCCCGGGTGGTCGCCGATCCGGGCAGCCTCGGGGTGGTGATCGGCGGATCCGGCAACGGTGAGCAGATCGCGGCCAACAAGGTCGTCGGGGTGCGGGCGGCGTTGGCCTGGAACCTCGAGACCGCGCAGCTGGCCCGTACCCACAACGACGCCAACGTCGTGGCGATCGGTGCCCGTCAGCACACCCTGGACGAGGCGACCACCCTGGTGGAGGCGTTCCTGGCCACCGGCTTCTCCGGCAACGACCGGCATGCCCGCCGGATCGACCAGGTCGCCGCGTACGAGGTCGGCCGGGAGCTGCCGGCGCTGCCCTGA
- a CDS encoding GNAT family N-acetyltransferase gives MTDDSLPIRAGVPEDFDPVFELLLAAFHQNPDPDFLVLERDVFEPARSLLATDGDRIVGHAGAYTRELTVPGTVLPAAHVTMVAVAPTHRRRGLLTRLMRRQLREVRDAGAEPVAVLWASEAGIYPRFGYGMAAQRLELDIDRRQARLAEPDRRDPVALRAGDPDQVRPELAKVYEQVRQGRPGWSGRDDRWWRYLLADTPARQSGQTALRAVLHDGPGGPDGYALWRSASDWDARGPKARVQVIELVAASVPAYTALWRFLTGIDLTRSVVARYAAPDEPLIHLVDDVRQLGAVLADGLWVRLIDVAAALSARRYAAPVDVVIDVTDPLLPENTGSWRLTGDRERARCVPSTDPADLACDVRDLAAAYLGGPSLRVLADAGRVRELRHGAVVEASTAFGWDRAPAGIEVF, from the coding sequence GTGACCGATGATTCGCTACCGATCCGTGCCGGCGTACCAGAGGATTTCGATCCCGTGTTCGAGCTGCTGCTGGCGGCCTTCCACCAGAATCCGGACCCCGACTTCCTCGTGCTCGAACGGGACGTCTTCGAGCCCGCCCGGTCCCTGCTGGCCACCGACGGTGACCGGATCGTCGGACACGCCGGCGCGTACACCCGGGAGTTGACGGTGCCCGGCACCGTGCTGCCCGCCGCGCACGTGACGATGGTGGCGGTCGCCCCGACCCACCGGCGGCGCGGCCTGCTCACCCGGCTGATGCGACGGCAACTACGCGAGGTACGCGACGCCGGGGCCGAACCGGTCGCGGTGCTGTGGGCCAGCGAGGCCGGCATCTACCCCCGGTTCGGCTACGGGATGGCGGCGCAGCGCCTCGAACTCGACATCGACCGACGGCAGGCGCGGCTGGCCGAGCCCGACCGGCGCGACCCGGTCGCCCTGCGCGCCGGCGACCCCGACCAGGTACGGCCCGAGCTCGCGAAGGTCTACGAGCAGGTACGCCAGGGTCGGCCGGGCTGGTCCGGCCGCGACGACCGCTGGTGGCGGTACCTGCTGGCCGACACGCCGGCCCGCCAGTCCGGGCAGACCGCGCTGCGGGCGGTGCTGCACGACGGACCGGGCGGCCCGGACGGCTACGCGCTGTGGCGTTCGGCCAGCGACTGGGACGCCCGCGGCCCGAAGGCCCGGGTGCAGGTGATCGAGCTGGTCGCCGCCTCGGTGCCGGCGTACACCGCGTTGTGGCGGTTCCTGACCGGCATCGACCTGACCCGCAGCGTCGTCGCGCGGTACGCCGCCCCGGACGAGCCACTGATCCATCTGGTCGACGATGTCCGGCAGCTCGGCGCGGTGCTCGCCGACGGCCTGTGGGTACGGCTGATCGACGTCGCGGCGGCGTTGTCCGCCCGCCGGTACGCCGCCCCGGTCGACGTGGTGATCGACGTCACCGACCCGTTGCTGCCGGAGAACACCGGCAGCTGGCGGTTGACCGGCGACCGGGAGCGGGCCCGCTGCGTACCCAGCACCGATCCGGCGGATCTGGCCTGCGACGTGCGCGACCTCGCGGCGGCGTACCTGGGCGGGCCGTCGCTGCGGGTCCTGGCCGACGCCGGTCGGGTCCGGGAGCTGCGGCACGGTGCGGTGGTCGAGGCCTCGACCGCGTTCGGCTGGGACCGGGCACCGGCCGGCATCGAAGTCTTCTGA
- a CDS encoding phosphatase PAP2 family protein gives MRSRGGFLLACWCVLLAAAQTAAFVAVWWFFVRTWRGQTLDTIALTGNSIGQDEAYGPASTVLGVVSVASLALATGVIGFIALIRGRVLLAVVATAVIGGSNLTTQLFKYGTARPALGVDPYDAYANNSLPSGHTTVAMSVAVALVLVLPAALRGVGALIGAAYAAAAGVATLSAGWHRPSDAVAAILVVGAWAAAGLLVLALARQQRPETNGHARHPTSLALLVVVGGALLAVAGLAMAVTDEVTTVPLELLSRRRLFVAYVGSAAAIAGTAGLTMALVLATARYAAPPRSVSDSGADPQATRSEEAGTVRD, from the coding sequence ATGCGTAGTCGCGGCGGGTTCCTGCTGGCCTGCTGGTGTGTCCTGCTGGCGGCTGCCCAGACGGCGGCTTTCGTGGCGGTCTGGTGGTTCTTCGTGCGGACCTGGCGCGGCCAGACGCTGGACACCATCGCGCTGACCGGCAACTCCATCGGGCAGGACGAGGCCTACGGTCCGGCGAGCACGGTGCTCGGGGTGGTCTCGGTGGCGTCGCTGGCACTGGCCACCGGGGTGATCGGGTTCATCGCGTTGATCCGCGGTCGGGTGCTGCTCGCGGTGGTGGCGACCGCGGTGATCGGCGGGTCCAACCTGACCACCCAGTTGTTCAAGTACGGCACTGCCCGCCCCGCCCTGGGCGTGGATCCGTACGACGCGTACGCCAACAACAGTTTGCCCAGCGGGCACACCACGGTCGCGATGTCGGTCGCGGTGGCCCTGGTGCTGGTGCTGCCAGCGGCGCTGCGCGGCGTCGGTGCCCTGATCGGGGCGGCGTACGCGGCGGCGGCCGGGGTGGCGACGCTCTCCGCCGGCTGGCACCGGCCCAGTGACGCGGTGGCGGCGATCCTGGTGGTCGGGGCCTGGGCGGCGGCCGGCCTGCTGGTGCTGGCCCTGGCCCGACAGCAGCGACCCGAGACGAACGGGCACGCCCGCCACCCGACGTCACTGGCCCTGCTGGTGGTCGTCGGCGGTGCCCTGCTGGCCGTCGCCGGGTTGGCCATGGCGGTCACCGACGAGGTGACCACGGTGCCGCTGGAGCTGCTCAGCCGCCGGCGACTGTTCGTGGCGTACGTGGGCAGCGCGGCCGCGATCGCGGGCACGGCGGGGCTGACGATGGCGCTGGTGCTGGCGACGGCCCGGTACGCCGCGCCGCCGCGTTCGGTGTCCGATTCCGGTGCCGATCCGCAGGCGACCCGGTCCGAAGAAGCGGGAACCGTTCGGGATTGA
- the metH gene encoding methionine synthase, whose product MGNLSRASDSGRAVSDSERALRELLGRRIAVLDGAWGTMLQGAQLTPDDYRGDRFGDHPRDVTGDPDLLNLTRPDVILDVHRQYLAAGADITTTNTFTATSIAQADYGLEAYVKEMNLRGAQLARQAADEFGGRFVAGSIGPLNVTLSLSPRVDDPAYRAVTFDQVKATYAEQMTALAEGGVDLLLIETVFDTLNAKAAIAAAREAVPHLPLWLSVTIVDLSGRTLSGQTVEAFWRSVEHADPLVVGVNCALGAAEMRPHVAELARISGSYVASHPNAGLPNAFGGYDQTPEETAALVGEFAGAGLVNIAGGCCGTTPAHIAKIAEAVAGSAPRVIPQPTQASRFSGLEPFEIGPDTGFVMIGERTNVTGSAKFRRLIESGNFQGAVDVALDQVRGGANLLDVNMDADLLDSEQAMVTFLNLIATEPEVARIPIMIDSSRWSVLAAGLKCVQGKAVVNSISLKEGEEAFLDQARQIREHGAGVVVMAFDEQGQADTTQRKVDICARAYDLLTGKAGFDPTDIIFDPNVLAVATGISEHNGYAKAFIDALPLIKQRCPGARTSGGISNLSFSFRGNDVVREAMHSAFLLYAVRAGLDMGIVNAGQLAVYQDIPADLLELVEDVLFDRREDATDRLVSFAATVSGSGTKRVVDLSWREGPVAARLSHALVHGIVDFIEDDTEEARLQAARPLDVIEGPLMDGMKVVGDLFGAGKMFLPQVVKSARVMKRSVAYLEPYLEAEKAQARQDAADAGTEFDPSGERGPGTVVLATVKGDVHDIGKNIVGVVLGCNNYRVIDLGVMVPAAKILDTAVAENADAIGLSGLITPSLDEMVTVAGEMQRRGLKLPLLIGGATTSRQHTAVRIAPAYEGSTVHVLDASRVVGVVSDLLSADRVDKYDSDNRAEQERLREQHTNRRQPLLTLAQARANRETVSFDELPVPAFTGVRYVEPSLDELRPMIDWQFLFLAWELKGKYPAILDQPVARELFDDATEMLDQIIADGSLRAHGAYGFWPAHSDGDDLVITDGSGQPVPLPMLRQQTTKPTGRPNRCLADYVAPAGDHLGGFAVAIHGAEELAGTYEAAQDDYRAIMVKALADRLAEAFAEHLHLRARREWYEPDADPAIADLHAERFRGIRPALGYPASPDHSEKWQLFDLLDAGQAGIELTESAAMTPAASVSGLLFAHPASRYFTVGRIGRDQTEDYAARRGVPLAEVERWLRPNLGYETA is encoded by the coding sequence GTGGGGAATTTGTCACGCGCCAGCGACAGCGGACGGGCCGTCAGCGACAGCGAGCGGGCACTGCGGGAGCTGCTCGGCCGGCGGATCGCGGTGCTCGACGGTGCCTGGGGCACCATGTTGCAGGGTGCACAGCTCACCCCGGACGACTACCGTGGCGACCGCTTCGGTGACCATCCCCGCGACGTCACCGGCGACCCGGATCTGCTCAACCTGACCCGCCCGGACGTCATCCTCGACGTGCACCGGCAGTACCTGGCCGCCGGGGCGGACATCACCACCACCAACACGTTCACCGCGACCAGCATCGCCCAGGCCGACTACGGGCTGGAGGCGTACGTCAAGGAGATGAACCTCCGCGGCGCGCAGCTGGCCCGCCAAGCCGCCGACGAGTTCGGCGGACGGTTCGTCGCCGGCTCGATCGGCCCGCTCAACGTCACCTTGTCGCTGTCGCCCCGGGTGGACGACCCGGCCTACCGGGCGGTCACCTTCGACCAGGTCAAGGCGACGTACGCCGAGCAGATGACGGCGCTGGCCGAGGGCGGCGTGGACCTGCTGCTGATCGAGACCGTCTTCGACACGCTGAACGCGAAGGCGGCGATCGCGGCGGCCCGCGAGGCAGTCCCGCACCTGCCGCTGTGGCTCTCGGTGACCATCGTCGACCTGTCCGGCCGGACCCTGTCCGGGCAGACCGTCGAGGCGTTCTGGCGCTCGGTCGAGCACGCCGACCCGTTGGTCGTCGGGGTCAACTGCGCGTTGGGCGCGGCCGAGATGCGCCCGCACGTGGCCGAGCTGGCCCGTATCTCGGGCAGCTATGTCGCCTCCCACCCGAACGCCGGCCTGCCGAACGCGTTCGGCGGCTACGACCAGACCCCCGAGGAGACGGCCGCGCTGGTCGGCGAGTTCGCCGGCGCCGGCCTGGTCAACATCGCCGGCGGCTGCTGCGGCACCACCCCGGCGCACATCGCGAAGATCGCCGAGGCGGTCGCCGGCAGCGCCCCCCGGGTGATCCCCCAGCCGACGCAGGCGAGCCGGTTCAGCGGGCTGGAGCCGTTCGAGATCGGCCCGGACACCGGGTTCGTGATGATCGGCGAGCGGACCAACGTGACCGGGTCGGCGAAGTTCCGCCGGCTGATCGAGTCCGGCAACTTCCAGGGTGCCGTGGACGTGGCGTTGGACCAGGTCCGGGGCGGGGCCAACCTGCTCGACGTGAACATGGACGCCGACCTGCTCGACAGCGAGCAGGCGATGGTCACCTTCCTCAACCTGATCGCCACCGAGCCCGAGGTGGCCCGGATCCCGATCATGATCGACAGCTCCCGGTGGAGTGTGCTCGCGGCCGGCCTCAAGTGCGTGCAGGGCAAGGCGGTGGTCAACTCGATCAGCCTGAAGGAGGGCGAGGAGGCCTTCCTCGACCAGGCCCGGCAGATCCGCGAACACGGGGCCGGCGTGGTGGTGATGGCCTTCGACGAGCAGGGCCAGGCCGACACCACGCAACGCAAGGTCGACATCTGCGCCCGCGCGTACGACCTGCTCACCGGCAAGGCCGGCTTCGACCCCACCGACATCATCTTCGACCCGAACGTGCTGGCCGTCGCCACCGGCATCAGCGAACACAACGGGTACGCCAAGGCGTTCATCGACGCGCTGCCGCTGATCAAGCAGCGCTGCCCCGGTGCGCGCACCAGCGGCGGCATCTCCAACCTGTCGTTCTCGTTCCGCGGCAACGACGTGGTCCGCGAGGCGATGCACTCGGCGTTCCTGCTGTACGCGGTCCGCGCCGGGCTGGACATGGGCATCGTCAACGCCGGTCAGCTCGCCGTCTACCAGGACATCCCGGCCGACCTGCTGGAGCTGGTCGAGGACGTGCTGTTCGACCGTCGGGAGGACGCCACCGACCGGCTGGTCAGCTTCGCCGCGACCGTGTCGGGCTCCGGCACCAAGCGGGTCGTCGACCTGTCCTGGCGGGAGGGACCGGTCGCCGCCCGGCTGTCGCACGCCCTGGTGCACGGCATCGTGGACTTCATCGAGGACGACACCGAGGAGGCCCGGCTGCAGGCCGCCCGGCCACTCGACGTCATCGAGGGGCCGCTGATGGACGGCATGAAGGTCGTCGGCGACCTGTTCGGCGCCGGCAAGATGTTCCTGCCGCAGGTGGTCAAGAGCGCCCGGGTGATGAAGCGGTCGGTGGCCTACCTGGAGCCGTACCTGGAGGCGGAGAAGGCGCAGGCCCGCCAGGACGCCGCCGACGCCGGCACCGAGTTCGACCCCAGCGGTGAGCGCGGCCCGGGCACCGTCGTGCTGGCCACCGTCAAGGGCGACGTGCACGACATCGGCAAGAACATCGTCGGGGTGGTGCTCGGCTGCAACAACTACCGGGTGATCGACCTCGGCGTGATGGTGCCCGCCGCCAAGATCCTCGACACCGCGGTCGCCGAGAACGCCGACGCGATCGGGCTCTCCGGGCTGATCACCCCGTCGCTGGACGAGATGGTCACGGTCGCCGGTGAGATGCAGCGCCGCGGGCTGAAACTGCCGCTGCTGATCGGCGGGGCGACCACCTCACGGCAGCACACGGCGGTGCGCATCGCCCCGGCGTACGAGGGCAGCACGGTGCACGTGCTCGACGCCTCCCGGGTGGTGGGGGTGGTCTCCGACCTGCTCAGCGCCGACCGGGTCGACAAGTACGACAGCGACAACCGGGCCGAGCAGGAGCGGCTGCGTGAGCAGCACACCAACCGCCGGCAGCCGTTGCTCACCCTGGCCCAGGCCCGGGCCAACCGGGAGACGGTCTCCTTCGACGAGTTGCCGGTGCCGGCGTTCACCGGCGTGCGCTACGTCGAGCCCAGCCTCGACGAGCTACGGCCGATGATCGACTGGCAGTTTCTCTTCCTCGCCTGGGAGCTCAAGGGCAAGTACCCGGCGATCCTGGACCAGCCGGTCGCCCGGGAGCTGTTCGACGACGCCACCGAGATGCTCGACCAGATCATCGCGGACGGTTCGCTGCGGGCGCACGGCGCGTACGGCTTCTGGCCGGCGCACTCCGACGGCGACGATCTGGTGATCACCGACGGGTCGGGGCAGCCGGTGCCGCTGCCGATGCTGCGCCAGCAGACCACCAAGCCGACCGGCCGGCCCAACCGCTGCCTCGCCGACTACGTGGCACCGGCCGGGGACCACCTCGGCGGCTTCGCGGTCGCCATCCACGGCGCCGAGGAGCTGGCCGGCACCTACGAGGCCGCGCAGGACGACTACCGGGCGATCATGGTGAAGGCGTTGGCCGACCGGCTGGCCGAGGCGTTCGCCGAGCACCTGCACCTGCGGGCCCGCCGGGAGTGGTACGAGCCGGACGCCGACCCGGCGATCGCCGACCTGCACGCCGAACGGTTCCGGGGAATCCGGCCGGCGCTGGGCTACCCGGCCAGTCCGGATCACAGCGAGAAGTGGCAGCTGTTCGACCTGCTCGACGCCGGGCAGGCGGGGATCGAACTGACCGAGTCGGCGGCGATGACCCCGGCGGCGAGTGTCAGTGGGCTGCTCTTCGCCCATCCGGCGTCGCGCTACTTCACGGTCGGCCGGATCGGGCGGGACCAGACCGAGGACTACGCCGCCCGGCGCGGGGTGCCGCTGGCCGAGGTGGAGCGCTGGCTACGGCCGAATCTCGGCTACGAGACCGCCTGA
- a CDS encoding MFS transporter: MPRLLIDLSPLRASAPYRRMWLGTSLSAIGTGLTTVAVSLQVYDITGSTFNVGLVGLFAFVPLVAFGLYGGSIVDAYDRRRVVVTTSTGLLLVGAGFTAQAWFDVGSVALLYGLVAVQNGLFAVNNPARTAIVPRLLPIDLLPAANALTGLSMGLAYTVGPLLAGVLVGWWGYPGTYLVEVALVAVALVTLVALPSIPPEGAVRRAGLASVWEGLRFLGTRPNVRMTFLVDLAAMVFAMPRVLFPAIGAVAIGGGATTVGVLTAAIAAGTVTANLLSGPLGAVRRQGLAVLVSVAAWGATIVAFGLVVAASPGPVAGGGAHPLLWAAVAVLVLAGAADAVSSVFRMTILQAATPDALRGRLQGVFIVVVAGGPQLGQLLLGATAQLTGEAFAAVAGGAACLLVLAALARYQPAFARYDARDPTP, encoded by the coding sequence GTGCCCCGCCTCTTGATCGACCTGAGCCCGCTGCGGGCCAGTGCCCCGTACCGCCGGATGTGGCTCGGCACCTCGCTGTCGGCGATCGGCACCGGCCTGACCACCGTCGCGGTCAGCCTGCAGGTCTACGACATCACCGGCTCGACGTTCAACGTCGGCCTGGTCGGCCTGTTCGCGTTCGTCCCGCTGGTCGCGTTCGGCCTGTACGGCGGGTCGATCGTCGACGCGTACGACCGCCGTCGGGTGGTGGTCACCACGTCGACGGGTCTGCTGCTGGTCGGGGCGGGGTTCACCGCCCAGGCCTGGTTCGACGTCGGCAGCGTCGCCCTGCTCTACGGCCTGGTCGCCGTGCAGAACGGACTGTTCGCGGTCAACAATCCGGCCCGGACGGCGATCGTGCCGAGACTGCTGCCGATCGATCTGCTGCCGGCGGCGAACGCCCTCACCGGCCTGTCGATGGGGCTGGCCTACACGGTGGGGCCGCTGCTCGCCGGCGTCCTCGTCGGCTGGTGGGGCTATCCCGGGACCTACCTGGTGGAGGTGGCGCTGGTGGCGGTGGCGTTGGTCACTTTGGTGGCGCTGCCGTCGATCCCACCGGAGGGTGCGGTACGCCGGGCAGGGCTGGCCTCGGTCTGGGAGGGCCTGCGGTTCCTCGGCACCCGACCCAACGTACGGATGACGTTCCTGGTCGACCTGGCCGCGATGGTGTTCGCGATGCCCCGGGTGTTGTTCCCGGCGATCGGGGCGGTGGCGATCGGCGGCGGGGCGACCACCGTCGGGGTACTCACCGCGGCCATCGCCGCCGGCACGGTCACGGCCAACCTGCTCTCCGGCCCGCTGGGCGCGGTCCGGCGGCAGGGCCTGGCGGTGCTGGTGTCGGTGGCGGCCTGGGGTGCGACGATCGTGGCCTTCGGGCTGGTCGTCGCGGCGTCACCCGGCCCGGTTGCCGGCGGCGGCGCGCATCCGCTGCTCTGGGCGGCGGTGGCGGTGCTGGTGCTGGCCGGCGCGGCCGACGCGGTCAGTTCGGTGTTCCGGATGACGATCCTGCAGGCGGCCACCCCGGACGCGCTGCGCGGCCGGCTGCAGGGCGTCTTCATCGTGGTGGTCGCCGGCGGCCCGCAGTTGGGCCAACTGCTGCTCGGCGCCACCGCGCAGCTGACCGGGGAGGCGTTCGCGGCGGTCGCCGGTGGGGCGGCCTGCCTGCTGGTGCTGGCGGCGCTGGCCCGCTACCAGCCCGCTTTCGCCCGCTACGACGCCCGCGATCCCACCCCCTGA
- the fabG gene encoding 3-oxoacyl-ACP reductase FabG, whose protein sequence is MDRFTNRVAVVTGAAQGIGAATAGRLAGEGATVVLVDLTAQRAQSAVDEIVAAGGAAVAIGCDVTDPVAVDAMIDRVVADHGRIDILINNAGITRDNMLFKMPVDDWDAVLRTNLSSMFHCCRAAQRHMVPARYGKIVNLSSRSALGNRGQVNYAAAKAGVQGLTATLAIELGPYNVNVNAVAPGYVATPMTAAVADRIGVDRDEHRRQVAEQTPLRRVGQPAEIAAVIAFLASDDASYVSGQTLYVNGGAR, encoded by the coding sequence ATGGACAGGTTCACCAACCGGGTCGCCGTGGTAACCGGAGCCGCGCAGGGCATCGGAGCCGCCACCGCCGGACGGCTGGCCGGCGAGGGCGCCACGGTGGTGCTGGTCGACCTGACCGCGCAGCGGGCCCAGTCGGCGGTCGACGAGATCGTCGCCGCCGGTGGCGCGGCCGTCGCCATCGGCTGCGACGTGACCGACCCGGTGGCCGTCGACGCCATGATCGACCGGGTGGTGGCCGACCACGGCCGGATCGACATCCTGATCAACAACGCCGGGATCACCCGGGACAACATGCTGTTCAAGATGCCGGTCGACGACTGGGACGCGGTGCTGCGGACGAACCTGTCGAGCATGTTCCACTGCTGCCGGGCGGCGCAGCGGCACATGGTCCCGGCCCGGTACGGCAAGATCGTCAACCTGAGCAGCCGGTCCGCGCTGGGCAACCGTGGCCAGGTCAACTACGCCGCTGCCAAGGCCGGGGTGCAGGGTCTCACCGCGACCCTGGCGATCGAGCTGGGGCCGTACAACGTCAACGTCAACGCGGTCGCACCCGGCTACGTGGCGACGCCGATGACCGCCGCGGTCGCCGACCGGATCGGCGTCGACCGCGACGAGCACCGCCGGCAGGTGGCCGAGCAGACGCCGCTGCGCCGGGTCGGCCAGCCGGCGGAGATCGCCGCGGTGATCGCCTTTCTCGCCAGTGACGACGCGTCCTACGTCAGCGGTCAGACGCTGTACGTCAACGGCGGCGCCCGCTGA